A genomic segment from Variovorax paradoxus B4 encodes:
- a CDS encoding tripartite tricarboxylate transporter substrate binding protein — protein sequence MHPSRFSASRRQLLRAGTLAPAGLTLACLGVSAAEPFPSRTIRIIVPFTPGGGTDVVGRTLLVGMQAALGQALIIDNKPGAGTVIGTDIVAKAPADGYTLLMTTSAIAINDSLVKKLPYDTQKDITEVALICTGPNVLVTRAGSPYKSVADVIAAAKAAPGKLTYASSGNGSAVHLAGELFKNMARVDIAHVPYRGAGPAYNDLIGGQVDLLFGTAGGVAKLVAGGKMLPIGITSAKRSAAYKDVPTIAETLPGYEADVWYALFAPAGTPPAVIATLNAALRKAAETPAYRDRLANEGLTVAAGTPEQMTRLMRAEEARWRKVVVDGKVTID from the coding sequence ATGCACCCCTCTCGCTTTTCAGCTTCGCGCCGCCAGCTGCTGCGCGCCGGCACTCTGGCGCCTGCCGGGCTGACGCTCGCCTGCCTCGGCGTCTCGGCCGCCGAACCATTCCCTTCGCGCACCATCCGGATCATCGTGCCGTTCACACCGGGCGGGGGTACCGACGTGGTGGGCCGCACGCTGCTGGTCGGCATGCAGGCCGCGCTCGGCCAGGCCCTGATCATCGACAACAAGCCGGGCGCCGGTACGGTCATCGGCACCGACATCGTGGCCAAGGCGCCAGCCGATGGCTACACGCTGCTGATGACCACCTCGGCCATCGCGATCAACGATTCACTGGTCAAGAAGCTGCCCTACGACACGCAGAAGGACATCACCGAGGTCGCTCTGATCTGCACCGGGCCCAACGTGCTGGTCACGCGCGCGGGAAGCCCGTACAAAAGCGTGGCCGACGTGATCGCCGCGGCCAAGGCCGCGCCGGGCAAGCTGACCTATGCCTCATCGGGCAACGGCTCGGCCGTGCACCTGGCCGGCGAGCTCTTCAAGAACATGGCAAGGGTCGATATCGCGCACGTGCCTTATCGCGGCGCAGGCCCGGCCTACAACGACCTGATCGGCGGCCAGGTCGACCTGCTGTTCGGCACGGCCGGCGGCGTGGCCAAGCTGGTGGCCGGCGGCAAGATGCTCCCGATCGGCATCACGTCCGCCAAGCGCAGTGCGGCCTACAAGGACGTGCCGACCATTGCCGAGACGCTGCCGGGGTACGAAGCCGACGTCTGGTACGCGCTGTTCGCGCCGGCCGGCACGCCGCCTGCCGTGATCGCGACCCTGAACGCCGCATTGCGCAAGGCCGCCGAGACACCAGCCTACAGGGACCGGCTTGCGAACGAGGGGTTGACCGTGGCCGCCGGCACGCCCGAGCAGATGACCAGACTGATGCGCGCCGAAGAGGCTCGCTGGCGAAAGGTCGTGGTCGACGGCAAGGTCACCATCGATTGA
- a CDS encoding Bug family tripartite tricarboxylate transporter substrate binding protein, which produces MFKHIHRTAMTVAFAGTALFAGTAASAQDYPHKPIRMVIPYTPGGSIDNVGRLVADQLQRQLGQPIVIENTPGASGLLGALNVKKAKADGYTLLFNASSQAYLPLVVAKQTYDAERDFTPIGQIGFVPLIVAVNNAVPARNMAEFVRLAKANPGKYTWATSGLGTTSHLSEEMVNRALGLQMEIVPYKGAVPQLTDVVGGHVSAAISPMPGVTSFVQAGRLRPLAVTSKARLASLPDVPTLAESGMPGFELLSWYGIWGPADLPAAITEKLNAEIGKAVQAPSLKARFAEMSFVPARSTPAEFKQLISEDLVKIGKAVKDAGIRIDF; this is translated from the coding sequence ATGTTCAAGCACATCCACCGCACCGCCATGACGGTCGCCTTCGCGGGCACTGCGCTGTTCGCGGGCACCGCCGCCAGCGCGCAGGACTACCCCCACAAGCCGATCCGCATGGTCATCCCGTACACGCCGGGCGGCTCGATCGACAACGTGGGGCGCCTGGTCGCGGACCAGCTGCAGCGCCAGCTCGGCCAGCCCATCGTGATCGAGAACACGCCGGGCGCTTCCGGCCTGCTCGGCGCATTGAACGTGAAGAAAGCCAAGGCCGACGGCTACACCTTGCTGTTCAACGCGTCCAGCCAGGCGTATCTGCCGCTGGTGGTGGCCAAGCAGACCTACGACGCGGAGCGCGACTTCACGCCCATCGGCCAGATCGGCTTCGTACCGCTGATCGTTGCGGTCAACAACGCCGTGCCGGCCAGGAACATGGCCGAGTTCGTGCGGTTGGCCAAGGCCAATCCCGGCAAGTACACCTGGGCCACGTCCGGCTTGGGCACGACCAGCCACCTGAGCGAGGAGATGGTCAACCGCGCACTGGGCCTGCAGATGGAGATCGTGCCGTACAAGGGCGCCGTGCCGCAGCTGACCGACGTGGTCGGCGGCCATGTCTCGGCCGCCATCTCGCCCATGCCGGGCGTCACGTCGTTCGTGCAGGCCGGCCGGTTGCGGCCTCTGGCCGTGACAAGCAAGGCGCGCCTCGCGTCGCTGCCGGATGTGCCCACGCTGGCCGAGAGCGGCATGCCCGGGTTCGAACTGCTCTCCTGGTACGGCATCTGGGGCCCGGCCGACCTGCCCGCCGCGATCACGGAGAAGCTCAACGCCGAGATCGGCAAGGCCGTGCAGGCCCCGTCGCTGAAAGCCAGGTTCGCCGAGATGTCGTTCGTGCCTGCGCGGTCCACGCCCGCGGAGTTCAAGCAGTTGATCTCCGAAGACCTGGTCAAGATCGGCAAGGCCGTGAAGGACGCGGGCATCCGCATCGATTTCTGA
- a CDS encoding alpha/beta fold hydrolase, with protein MTQATTETSAASRLLVRYRPPLADADVQIEYADQGSGPVVCILASLARSGRDYDEVAGLLQLHGFRVIRPEPRGMGRSEGPMHGLSMHDFAADVAAVLDHEKTGPVVVVGHAWGSQPARMLAADRPDLVCGVVMAAASAGKLPPGSTEKPYSRLREAIDGAGDMNLPEDQRLDCLQRAFFAPGHDARVWLDGWSAATHKAQSHARINTPVDDYFSAGTQVPILDLQAEHDAVVVPNVMQPYLGARVTVQVIRDAGHAMAPEQPRAMSLAIGAFAHRVYLARAAA; from the coding sequence ATGACCCAAGCAACGACAGAGACAAGCGCCGCATCACGCCTCCTGGTGCGCTACCGCCCGCCGCTCGCAGACGCCGACGTGCAGATCGAGTACGCCGACCAGGGCTCGGGCCCTGTGGTCTGCATTCTTGCCTCGCTGGCGCGCTCCGGCAGGGACTACGACGAGGTCGCCGGGCTGCTGCAGCTCCACGGCTTCCGCGTGATCCGCCCCGAGCCGCGCGGCATGGGCCGCAGCGAAGGCCCCATGCACGGGCTGAGCATGCACGACTTCGCGGCCGACGTGGCCGCCGTGCTCGATCACGAGAAGACGGGGCCCGTCGTCGTCGTTGGCCATGCCTGGGGCAGCCAGCCCGCGCGCATGCTCGCGGCAGACCGCCCCGACCTGGTGTGCGGCGTCGTGATGGCGGCGGCCTCCGCCGGCAAGCTGCCGCCCGGATCGACCGAGAAGCCCTACAGCCGCCTGCGCGAGGCGATCGACGGCGCGGGCGACATGAACCTGCCCGAGGACCAGCGCCTCGACTGCCTGCAGCGCGCCTTCTTCGCACCGGGCCACGACGCGCGCGTGTGGCTCGACGGCTGGAGTGCGGCCACGCACAAGGCGCAAAGCCATGCACGCATCAACACCCCGGTGGACGACTACTTCTCGGCAGGCACGCAGGTGCCCATCCTGGACCTCCAGGCCGAGCACGACGCCGTGGTGGTCCCGAACGTCATGCAGCCCTACCTGGGAGCGCGCGTGACTGTGCAGGTGATTCGCGACGCGGGCCATGCGATGGCACCCGAGCAGCCGCGCGCCATGTCGCTTGCCATCGGCGCGTTCGCGCACCGCGTGTATCTCGCCCGGGCCGCGGCATAG
- a CDS encoding PAS domain-containing protein, whose product MQSQPASAASANLLEDTAPIVEQLPVGIFRKDAEGRFTFVNARFCQLKDLPAERILGRTPAEIASDEARSLQVIESAVLGPDGTVIGSQGILLEVPERNPEDEMLANERELLRALLDNSPDHIYFKDAQSRFIKTSTAQALEFGMATPEGLVGKSDFDVFSEDHARPAFEDEQEIIRTGLPMIGKVERETWIDGRPDTWALTTKMPLRNRAGQIVGTFGITKNISDLKEAERQIAEVHKQLVEASHLAGMARIATNVLHNVGNVLNSVNVSAALVLSRVRASKVPGLARAVQLMEDHADDLGAFLASDPKGKVLPGYLRQLASALVAEQNDAIEELAALGKNVEHIKEIIAAQQAYAGASRLLEKVQIRKLVDDALRINAEALARRRMVVEKEIAPVPELLLDQGRILQILVNLISNAEQAMEGVADREPRLTLRVELMPGQRLRICVADNGVGIATQTLPQVFVHGFTTKKTGHGFGLHSAVIAAHEMGGTLTAHSDGPGTGAAFTLELPVGTEGAETLGAG is encoded by the coding sequence ATGCAAAGCCAGCCCGCCTCCGCAGCAAGCGCAAACCTCCTGGAGGACACGGCACCGATCGTCGAGCAGTTGCCCGTCGGAATTTTTCGCAAGGACGCCGAGGGGCGCTTCACCTTCGTCAATGCCCGGTTCTGTCAACTCAAGGACCTGCCTGCAGAACGGATTCTGGGCCGGACGCCTGCAGAGATCGCCTCCGACGAGGCGCGTTCGCTGCAGGTGATCGAGTCCGCAGTGCTGGGGCCCGATGGAACGGTCATCGGCAGCCAGGGGATCTTGCTCGAGGTGCCCGAGCGCAACCCGGAGGACGAAATGCTGGCCAACGAGCGTGAGCTGCTCCGCGCGCTGCTGGACAACTCTCCGGACCATATCTACTTCAAGGACGCGCAGTCCCGTTTCATCAAGACCAGCACGGCCCAGGCCCTGGAGTTCGGAATGGCCACGCCCGAAGGGCTGGTGGGAAAGTCGGATTTCGACGTCTTTTCCGAAGACCACGCGCGCCCGGCGTTCGAGGACGAGCAGGAAATCATCCGCACGGGTTTGCCGATGATCGGCAAGGTCGAAAGAGAAACCTGGATCGACGGGCGGCCCGACACCTGGGCCTTGACGACAAAGATGCCTCTGCGAAACCGTGCAGGCCAGATTGTCGGAACCTTCGGCATCACCAAGAACATCTCCGATCTGAAGGAGGCCGAGCGCCAGATTGCCGAGGTGCACAAGCAGTTGGTCGAGGCCTCGCACCTGGCCGGCATGGCCAGGATCGCCACCAATGTGCTGCACAACGTCGGCAATGTGCTCAACAGCGTGAACGTGTCTGCGGCGCTCGTTCTTTCGCGCGTTCGCGCCTCCAAGGTCCCGGGGCTGGCGCGGGCCGTCCAGCTGATGGAAGACCACGCGGACGATCTGGGTGCGTTCCTCGCTTCGGACCCCAAGGGCAAGGTGCTGCCCGGCTATTTGCGCCAATTGGCTTCCGCGCTGGTGGCGGAGCAGAACGACGCCATCGAGGAACTGGCGGCGCTGGGCAAGAACGTGGAACACATCAAGGAGATCATCGCCGCGCAGCAGGCCTACGCCGGAGCGTCCAGGCTCCTGGAGAAGGTGCAGATCCGCAAACTGGTGGACGATGCATTGCGCATCAACGCAGAGGCGTTGGCGCGGCGCCGGATGGTGGTGGAAAAGGAGATTGCGCCTGTGCCCGAGTTGCTGCTCGACCAGGGGCGGATACTGCAGATCCTGGTGAACCTGATCAGCAACGCCGAACAGGCCATGGAAGGCGTGGCCGACCGCGAGCCCAGGCTCACCTTGCGGGTGGAGCTGATGCCAGGCCAGCGGCTGCGCATCTGCGTTGCGGACAACGGCGTGGGCATTGCGACGCAAACCCTGCCCCAGGTGTTCGTGCACGGGTTCACCACGAAAAAGACCGGCCACGGATTCGGCCTGCACAGCGCCGTGATCGCCGCGCATGAAATGGGCGGAACCCTCACGGCCCACAGCGACGGGCCAGGCACCGGAGCGGCATTCACGCTGGAGCTCCCGGTTGGAACAGAAGGCGCAGAAACGCTCGGCGCAGGTTGA
- a CDS encoding LysR family transcriptional regulator has protein sequence MDIEELQTFVEVADAGGVSSAALRLGVSKSIVSRRLFRLEAELGVQLLARSTRGAALTEAGATFRDHAARVCAEIEVARETILPAGDLRGRLRVAAPFSLGPTHFAPMLAEMARRHPGLHIQTCYSDRFVDLIAEGYDCAIRVGYLQDSNLIARRIGPVHGKLVASPDYVKAHGSPETPEELAGHQALMQGTEAWQLTDGDKIITVRPQGRFKADNGTALVAAATAGLGIAYLPDWLTHEHVASGALVPVMTRHPPPPAGAYVVRPPGQHPARKIRVLTELLIEYCDRSPHPVGAAAV, from the coding sequence TTGGACATCGAAGAGCTGCAGACATTCGTGGAAGTTGCCGATGCCGGAGGGGTTTCGTCTGCTGCGCTGCGGCTCGGCGTGTCCAAGTCGATCGTCAGCCGTCGCCTCTTCCGGCTTGAAGCGGAGCTCGGTGTCCAGCTGCTTGCGCGGTCCACCCGAGGGGCTGCGCTCACCGAAGCCGGGGCCACGTTCCGGGACCATGCAGCCAGGGTTTGCGCCGAGATCGAGGTGGCCAGGGAAACGATCCTGCCCGCCGGTGACCTTCGCGGCCGCTTGCGCGTTGCTGCGCCGTTTTCCTTGGGCCCGACTCACTTCGCTCCCATGCTCGCGGAAATGGCACGGCGCCACCCCGGGCTTCACATCCAGACCTGCTACAGCGATCGCTTCGTCGATCTCATCGCGGAGGGTTACGACTGTGCGATACGGGTTGGCTACCTCCAGGACTCCAACTTGATCGCAAGGCGCATCGGCCCGGTCCATGGGAAGCTCGTCGCGAGTCCGGACTATGTCAAGGCGCATGGGTCGCCCGAGACACCGGAGGAGCTTGCCGGCCATCAGGCCCTCATGCAGGGAACCGAAGCCTGGCAACTCACGGATGGCGACAAGATCATCACGGTTCGTCCGCAGGGGCGCTTCAAGGCCGACAACGGCACAGCTTTAGTCGCCGCTGCGACGGCAGGACTCGGGATCGCCTACCTGCCCGATTGGCTCACCCATGAACATGTGGCCTCCGGGGCACTCGTGCCGGTCATGACACGTCATCCACCACCCCCGGCAGGTGCATATGTCGTCCGGCCGCCGGGCCAGCATCCCGCACGGAAGATACGGGTCCTCACCGAACTCCTGATCGAGTATTGCGACCGGTCTCCGCATCCTGTGGGGGCTGCCGCGGTTTGA
- a CDS encoding hydrolase: protein MTFRNGLASLLRPEDSVLVLIDHQPYQLANLNSHDPQAVVNNTTALAKLAKTFNVPTILTSVIAARGGLLFKQITDVFPDQEVIDRTWVNTWQDENVVSVVKATGRKQLIIAGLWTEVCVAMPVIQAAGEGWDVTVITDASGGISKESHEVAIQRMIAAGANVMTVMALAGEWQRDWARTEHVEELTEILIQHFAGSGIAYLWEQQLLNTPVPRNAG, encoded by the coding sequence ATGACTTTTCGCAACGGCCTGGCTTCGCTTCTTCGTCCCGAAGATTCGGTACTCGTTCTTATCGACCACCAGCCCTACCAGCTTGCCAATCTGAACAGCCACGACCCGCAGGCCGTGGTGAACAACACGACCGCCCTGGCGAAGCTGGCAAAAACCTTCAATGTTCCGACCATTCTCACCAGCGTGATCGCGGCGCGCGGTGGACTTCTCTTCAAGCAGATCACCGACGTATTTCCGGACCAGGAAGTCATCGATCGCACCTGGGTGAACACCTGGCAGGACGAGAATGTGGTGAGCGTCGTCAAGGCGACTGGCCGCAAGCAGCTGATCATCGCCGGCCTGTGGACCGAGGTCTGCGTTGCAATGCCTGTCATCCAGGCCGCCGGCGAAGGCTGGGACGTGACCGTGATCACCGACGCGTCGGGCGGGATTTCGAAGGAGTCTCACGAAGTTGCCATCCAGCGAATGATCGCGGCCGGCGCGAACGTGATGACTGTGATGGCGCTCGCTGGCGAATGGCAACGCGATTGGGCGCGCACCGAGCACGTCGAGGAGCTGACCGAGATTCTCATCCAGCACTTCGCCGGCAGCGGCATCGCGTATCTCTGGGAGCAGCAGCTGCTCAACACGCCTGTGCCTCGCAACGCAGGATGA
- a CDS encoding spore coat protein U domain-containing protein, producing MSFSLSRTLQALRLPLFCALLWWLPVGSAQAAVSCNATMTALNFGTVELVDGSTPPSVNATLTYTCNNTGNSTESLRVCFNIGDGDQSLGSFDPRLMKLTTGNNTLKFRLFQGTSGTVWGSNGNAAVPNPFTDTMSIARRSSITRTTTMRGELLALQGTAPPGQYTDNFGGIHTSITLSSNQGSTAPSTCNGSSSGNFPFVVNATVAKSCLVTADPLNFGGIDGLPGMGNRDQTSTINVTCAASTVYKVGLSPSNGSTIGAGVLAPTGGVPGNTDTVPYRLYRDANRSLPWGNVVDTNTVTATGNGTAQALTVYGRVLGSSVNVRPDSYLDTVTVTVTY from the coding sequence ATGAGCTTTTCTTTGAGCCGCACCTTGCAGGCGCTGCGCCTGCCGCTGTTTTGCGCGCTGCTGTGGTGGCTGCCGGTGGGAAGCGCGCAGGCGGCGGTCAGTTGCAACGCGACAATGACGGCCCTGAATTTCGGCACGGTGGAACTGGTCGACGGGAGCACGCCGCCATCCGTGAACGCCACGCTGACCTACACCTGCAACAACACCGGCAACAGCACCGAGTCCCTCAGGGTCTGCTTCAACATTGGCGACGGCGACCAGAGCCTTGGGAGCTTCGACCCGCGGCTCATGAAGCTCACCACAGGCAACAACACCTTGAAGTTCCGGCTCTTCCAGGGGACGAGCGGCACGGTCTGGGGTTCGAACGGCAACGCGGCGGTGCCGAATCCCTTCACCGACACGATGAGCATTGCTCGCCGATCCAGCATAACGAGAACCACCACCATGCGCGGGGAACTGCTTGCCCTGCAAGGCACGGCACCTCCGGGTCAGTACACGGACAACTTCGGCGGCATTCACACCTCGATCACGCTGTCGTCGAACCAGGGCTCCACCGCGCCATCGACGTGCAACGGCTCGTCGTCGGGCAACTTTCCCTTCGTGGTCAACGCGACCGTCGCCAAGAGCTGCCTGGTCACGGCCGATCCGCTGAACTTCGGCGGCATCGACGGCCTGCCGGGCATGGGCAACAGAGACCAGACGAGCACGATCAACGTCACCTGCGCGGCGTCGACCGTCTACAAGGTCGGGCTGTCGCCATCCAATGGCTCGACGATCGGTGCCGGGGTGTTGGCGCCGACGGGGGGCGTGCCGGGCAACACCGACACGGTGCCCTACCGGCTCTACCGCGATGCCAACCGCTCGCTCCCGTGGGGCAACGTCGTGGACACCAATACCGTCACGGCCACCGGCAACGGCACGGCCCAGGCGCTGACCGTGTATGGCCGGGTCCTTGGCAGCAGCGTGAACGTGCGGCCGGACAGCTACCTGGACACCGTGACGGTCACCGTGACCTACTGA
- a CDS encoding fimbria/pilus outer membrane usher protein, with translation MSFAAQAENAAAGASALVAASTEGDLAGPSGSDLYLELSLNGNPRGLVHFGLRGQELWASAATLRQLGFVLPAGVSDPVRLKSLPGVQVKYDAAVQSVAIHASADVLRLPTTVVDTSTTIVPKASASPGLLLNYDLYGTQGRGNSSSLNALTELRAFSGSSVLTNTLMSRATRTDGEGWQHDSVRLDTTWSKSFPDDMLTLRVGDTTTASLPWSRSTRIGGIQLSRNFALQPYRTTTPLPAFMGSATLPSQVELYINGLRQYTGQVPAGPFQLKTVPSINGAGNAQVVLTDAFGRATTLDFSLYDTQRLLEAGLSDWSVDLGMVRKSYGLRSFDYGNEPAATGTWRYGVSNSFTLEAHGEATKGLVKGGVGGALLLSQSGVLTGAMAQSSYGAERGSLVNLGYSWRDNRFNFTVEGTRTRGDYRDVASLYGSAPPRGSGRASIGYTTGGFGSFGLSYLYLRYPAQEATRLISAYWFKALGRSASVNVSLNQNLDNRRERSLFVGFTWALDGKVTASTGAQRDGDRTTFSADAQSSTPSEGGIGWRAGLRQGGGQNGGQAELDYLGRYGRAMAGISMIGDSRYAYAGATGSVAFMGGQPFAARRIDDAFAVVSTDGIAGVPVRLENRDIGTTDGNGMLLVAPLRAYQNNQLSIDPMQLPADVRIERVKTVATPSDRAGTMVRFGITPINAAALLLVDESGKPLPLGSRVRVNGGTGEPALVGFDGAVYLESLEARNTLEVQTPGGRCRASFDYRKDGAGIPQIGPLRCIREGKTP, from the coding sequence ATGTCTTTCGCCGCTCAGGCGGAGAATGCTGCAGCCGGCGCAAGCGCACTGGTGGCCGCGTCCACGGAAGGCGATCTCGCCGGCCCCAGCGGCAGCGACCTCTATCTTGAATTGAGCCTCAACGGCAATCCGCGGGGCCTGGTGCACTTTGGCCTGCGCGGGCAAGAGCTGTGGGCCAGCGCGGCCACGCTGCGGCAGCTGGGCTTTGTGCTGCCGGCGGGCGTGTCGGATCCGGTGCGGCTCAAGAGCCTTCCGGGGGTACAGGTGAAGTACGACGCGGCGGTGCAGAGCGTCGCCATCCATGCCTCGGCCGATGTGCTGCGCCTGCCCACGACGGTGGTCGACACGTCGACAACCATCGTGCCAAAGGCCAGCGCTTCGCCCGGCTTGCTGCTCAATTACGACCTGTATGGCACGCAGGGGCGCGGCAATTCGTCGAGCCTCAATGCGCTCACCGAACTGCGTGCGTTCAGCGGGAGCTCGGTGCTCACCAACACGCTGATGTCGCGCGCGACCCGCACCGATGGCGAGGGCTGGCAGCACGACTCGGTCCGGCTCGACACCACCTGGAGCAAGTCGTTTCCTGACGACATGCTGACCCTTCGCGTGGGCGACACCACCACGGCCTCGCTGCCATGGTCGCGCTCCACGCGAATCGGCGGCATCCAGCTTTCGCGCAATTTTGCGCTGCAGCCCTATCGCACGACCACCCCGCTGCCGGCCTTCATGGGGTCGGCCACGCTGCCTTCGCAGGTGGAGCTGTACATCAACGGCTTGCGCCAGTACACGGGCCAGGTGCCGGCGGGGCCGTTCCAGCTGAAGACGGTGCCAAGCATCAATGGCGCGGGCAATGCGCAGGTGGTGCTGACCGATGCCTTCGGGCGCGCGACGACGCTCGATTTTTCGCTGTACGACACGCAGCGGCTGCTGGAGGCGGGCCTGTCGGACTGGTCGGTGGACCTGGGCATGGTGCGCAAGAGCTACGGCCTGCGCTCGTTCGACTACGGCAACGAACCCGCCGCCACCGGCACCTGGCGCTACGGCGTGAGCAACAGCTTCACGCTGGAAGCGCACGGAGAGGCCACCAAGGGGCTGGTCAAGGGCGGCGTTGGCGGTGCCTTGCTGCTCAGCCAGAGCGGCGTGCTGACGGGCGCCATGGCGCAGAGCAGCTATGGCGCCGAGCGGGGCTCGTTGGTCAACCTGGGGTACAGCTGGCGCGACAACCGGTTCAATTTCACGGTCGAAGGCACCCGCACGCGCGGCGACTACCGCGACGTGGCCTCGCTGTACGGCAGCGCGCCGCCACGCGGCTCGGGCCGCGCATCGATCGGCTACACCACCGGCGGCTTCGGCAGCTTTGGCCTGAGCTACCTTTACCTGCGCTATCCGGCGCAAGAGGCAACGCGCCTGATCAGCGCCTACTGGTTCAAGGCGCTGGGACGCAGCGCCTCGGTGAACGTGAGCCTCAACCAGAACCTGGACAACCGGCGGGAGCGCAGCCTTTTCGTGGGCTTCACCTGGGCGCTGGACGGCAAGGTCACCGCCAGCACCGGGGCCCAGCGCGATGGCGACCGCACCACCTTCTCGGCCGACGCGCAGAGCTCGACGCCGAGCGAAGGCGGCATCGGCTGGCGCGCCGGCCTGCGTCAGGGCGGCGGCCAGAACGGCGGACAGGCCGAGCTCGACTACCTGGGCCGCTACGGCCGCGCGATGGCCGGCATCAGCATGATCGGCGACAGCCGCTACGCCTACGCCGGCGCCACGGGTTCGGTCGCGTTCATGGGCGGCCAGCCGTTTGCGGCCCGGCGCATCGACGATGCCTTTGCGGTGGTTTCCACCGATGGCATCGCCGGCGTGCCGGTGAGGCTGGAGAACCGGGACATCGGCACCACGGACGGCAACGGCATGCTGCTGGTGGCGCCGCTGCGCGCCTACCAGAACAACCAGCTGTCGATCGACCCGATGCAGCTGCCAGCCGACGTGCGGATCGAGCGCGTGAAGACGGTGGCCACCCCCAGCGACCGCGCCGGCACGATGGTGCGCTTTGGCATCACGCCGATCAATGCGGCGGCGCTGCTGCTGGTGGACGAATCGGGCAAGCCGCTGCCGCTGGGCAGCCGGGTGCGCGTGAACGGCGGCACCGGCGAGCCGGCGCTGGTGGGCTTTGACGGCGCCGTGTACCTGGAGTCGCTGGAGGCGCGCAACACGCTCGAGGTGCAGACGCCCGGCGGCCGCTGCCGGGCCAGCTTCGACTATCGCAAGGACGGCGCGGGGATTCCGCAGATCGGGCCGCTGCGCTGCATCAGGGAGGGGAAGACGCCATGA
- a CDS encoding molecular chaperone — translation MHHLLRYTAVLALAFAHALASASGLQVSPVTLTLQATQNAEGLWLSNTGDTVVHAQVRVYQWTQENGTEKLTPSRELLVSPPMVQLAASDRQLIRVIRSGVPAGTVEGSYRVIIDELPVEVKEKKGLQLVLRYSVPIFIAAAGAQSPAPQLAWSLRREDGKALLEVANNGGMHAQLADLEFVDTVGRRTPVHAGLMGYVLPGARMRWPLKTSAEAFALGGTLETKINGNATQENIPPLPRAR, via the coding sequence ATGCACCATCTGCTTCGCTATACCGCTGTCCTCGCGCTTGCCTTCGCGCATGCGCTCGCATCGGCAAGTGGATTGCAGGTGTCTCCGGTCACGCTGACGCTGCAGGCCACGCAGAACGCGGAAGGCCTTTGGCTCAGCAACACCGGCGACACCGTGGTGCACGCGCAGGTGCGGGTCTATCAGTGGACGCAGGAGAACGGCACCGAAAAGCTGACGCCCTCGCGCGAACTGCTCGTCAGTCCGCCGATGGTGCAGCTGGCCGCCTCCGACCGGCAGCTGATTCGCGTGATTCGCTCGGGCGTTCCTGCCGGCACTGTCGAAGGCTCGTACCGGGTGATCATCGACGAGCTGCCGGTGGAGGTGAAGGAGAAGAAGGGCCTGCAGCTGGTGCTGCGCTATTCGGTGCCGATCTTCATCGCTGCCGCGGGCGCACAGTCGCCTGCGCCCCAGCTCGCATGGTCGCTGCGCCGGGAAGACGGCAAGGCGCTGCTCGAGGTGGCGAACAACGGCGGCATGCATGCGCAGCTGGCCGATCTGGAATTTGTCGACACGGTCGGCCGCCGCACGCCGGTGCATGCCGGCCTGATGGGCTACGTGTTGCCGGGCGCGCGCATGCGCTGGCCACTGAAGACTTCCGCGGAGGCCTTTGCCCTCGGCGGCACCCTGGAAACGAAGATCAATGGCAACGCGACGCAGGAAAACATCCCGCCGCTCCCACGCGCCCGCTGA
- a CDS encoding spore coat U domain-containing protein: protein MKKISLIAAAILAVTATSAVLAATSPATATFQVLITVNKACSVVAGTASNIDFGAVDSSATSLSASSNISVTCSKTTPYNVGLLPSNSDTTGAGEMSPASGTDRVAYQLRSVSATGPVWGSTATATDVGNGVAGTGTGVAQTIPVFATVADANVTPGAYADTVTVQVNY from the coding sequence ATGAAAAAAATCTCCCTCATCGCTGCAGCGATCCTTGCCGTTACCGCCACCAGCGCTGTCCTGGCAGCAACGAGCCCGGCCACTGCCACGTTCCAGGTTCTGATCACTGTCAACAAGGCCTGTTCGGTTGTCGCGGGTACCGCATCCAACATCGATTTCGGCGCGGTCGACTCCTCCGCCACCAGCCTGTCCGCCAGCAGCAACATCAGCGTGACCTGCTCCAAGACGACGCCCTACAACGTGGGCCTGCTGCCCTCGAACAGCGACACCACGGGCGCCGGTGAGATGAGCCCCGCCAGCGGTACGGACAGGGTCGCCTACCAGCTGCGTTCGGTGAGCGCTACCGGCCCGGTCTGGGGCAGCACCGCCACGGCCACCGACGTGGGCAACGGCGTGGCCGGCACGGGCACTGGCGTGGCGCAGACGATTCCGGTGTTTGCCACGGTTGCCGACGCCAACGTGACGCCTGGCGCCTACGCCGACACGGTGACGGTCCAGGTCAACTACTGA